In a single window of the Microbacterium sp. Root61 genome:
- the sdhC gene encoding succinate dehydrogenase, cytochrome b556 subunit, protein MSAGTRVTPSVSETTSKVPRGTLYRGREGMWSWVLHRITGVAIFFFLLVHVLDTALIRVSPEAYNAVIGTYKNPIMGLGEVALVGAIAYHAYNGLRIILVDFWAKGARYQRQLWWGVLGLWVVTMAGFTPRHLINVFSSIGGGH, encoded by the coding sequence GTGTCTGCAGGCACACGCGTGACACCGTCGGTATCGGAGACCACCTCGAAGGTTCCTCGCGGAACGCTCTATCGAGGTCGCGAAGGAATGTGGTCGTGGGTGTTGCATCGCATCACCGGAGTCGCGATCTTCTTCTTCCTGCTGGTCCACGTCTTGGACACCGCACTCATCCGGGTCTCACCCGAGGCCTACAACGCCGTCATCGGCACCTACAAGAACCCCATCATGGGGCTCGGCGAAGTCGCCCTGGTCGGTGCCATCGCGTACCACGCCTACAACGGGCTGCGCATCATCCTGGTCGACTTCTGGGCCAAGGGCGCGCGCTACCAGCGACAGCTGTGGTGGGGCGTCCTGGGCCTCTGGGTCGTCACGATGGCCGGGTTCACCCCCCGTCATCTGATCAATGTCTTCTCGTCGATCGGAGGCGGTCACTGA
- a CDS encoding ABC transporter permease → MSENLTGGAHVTPPDPLRQPPEPPSKWHDTFLKITQGNAIISVLAVFLALVVGGIMIAFTDEDVQAASVYFFSRPADTLIAVWNAVAGAYSALFQGSIYNFGAPTFARAIRPLTETLTFATPLIAAGLGVALAFRIGMFNIGGRGQMLMASAAAGWVAFSLDLPWGIHMIVALIAGLAAGALWAGIAGALKAYTGAHEVIVTIMLNYIAFYLISWMLRTPGLLQAPGSNNPKTPPMKDTAIFPELFGPQYNLHFGFILVILATVLVWWILSRSSLGFKFRAVGENPKAARVAGIDVKRMYIYGMLIAGALVGLAGVNQVLGTITTGFSADIDAGIGFDAITVALLGRSTPWGTFAAGILFGAFKAGGFSMQAAQGVPIEIVTVVQALIVLFIAAPPLVRTIFGLPSPERDQRRREKERQKALKAEAGAVAK, encoded by the coding sequence ATGAGCGAGAACCTCACCGGCGGGGCCCACGTGACCCCGCCCGACCCACTGCGACAGCCGCCCGAGCCACCGTCGAAGTGGCACGACACGTTCCTGAAGATCACGCAGGGCAACGCGATCATCTCGGTGCTCGCGGTCTTCCTCGCCCTGGTGGTCGGCGGCATCATGATCGCCTTCACCGACGAAGACGTGCAGGCGGCCTCCGTCTACTTCTTCTCGCGGCCGGCCGACACGCTGATCGCGGTCTGGAACGCCGTCGCCGGCGCGTACTCGGCCCTGTTCCAGGGATCGATCTACAACTTCGGCGCGCCGACGTTCGCCCGCGCCATCCGCCCCCTCACCGAGACGCTGACGTTCGCCACACCGCTGATCGCGGCAGGCCTCGGCGTTGCGCTCGCGTTCCGCATCGGCATGTTCAACATCGGTGGTCGCGGACAGATGCTGATGGCGTCCGCCGCCGCGGGCTGGGTCGCGTTCTCGCTCGATCTGCCGTGGGGCATCCACATGATCGTCGCGCTCATCGCGGGTCTGGCGGCCGGTGCCCTCTGGGCCGGCATCGCGGGCGCACTGAAGGCGTACACCGGTGCGCACGAGGTGATCGTCACGATCATGCTCAACTACATCGCGTTTTATCTGATCTCGTGGATGCTGCGCACCCCGGGCCTGCTGCAGGCTCCCGGGTCGAACAACCCGAAGACGCCGCCAATGAAGGACACCGCGATCTTCCCGGAGCTGTTCGGACCGCAGTACAACCTGCACTTCGGCTTCATCCTCGTGATCCTCGCGACGGTGCTGGTCTGGTGGATCCTCAGCCGCTCGAGCCTGGGCTTCAAGTTCCGCGCTGTCGGGGAGAACCCCAAGGCCGCCCGGGTCGCCGGTATCGACGTGAAGCGCATGTACATCTACGGCATGCTCATCGCGGGCGCCCTGGTGGGTCTGGCCGGCGTGAACCAGGTGCTCGGCACGATCACCACCGGATTCTCGGCCGACATCGACGCCGGGATCGGGTTCGACGCGATCACGGTGGCGCTCCTCGGGCGCTCCACACCGTGGGGCACGTTCGCCGCGGGCATCCTGTTCGGCGCGTTCAAGGCCGGCGGCTTCTCGATGCAGGCGGCCCAGGGCGTGCCGATCGAGATCGTGACCGTGGTGCAGGCGCTCATCGTGCTGTTCATCG
- a CDS encoding BMP family lipoprotein gives MTISTRKRLLGGLVATSVVALLAGCASAPTPTSTESGAAGGAIDGFKPCMVSDAGGFDDKSFNQLGFEGLNAAADALGVEPVTVQSNSESDFAPNITSLLDQNCTLIVTVGFALASAAGEAAIANPDVEFVSIDDVVDNDFDGKTDADNIKPIVFDTSQAAFLAGYAAASFSEAKKVGTFGGMNFPTVSIFMDGFAQGVAYWNEVKGDTVQVLGWDTAAQDGVFTGGFDANQDAINAAQGLVDQGVDVLLPVGGPIYQSAASVIRDSGREIALIGVDADVFETDPTVGDLLLTSIRKGIDVGVNEAVTAAGMGEFDNTPFVGTLENEGVGLAPFHDFADKVSPDLQAELDDITAGIIDGSIPVTSYLNK, from the coding sequence TTGACCATTTCCACCCGTAAGCGACTTCTGGGCGGCCTCGTCGCCACCAGCGTCGTGGCTCTTCTCGCCGGTTGCGCATCTGCTCCGACCCCCACGTCGACCGAGAGCGGCGCCGCTGGCGGCGCCATCGACGGCTTCAAGCCCTGCATGGTCTCCGACGCGGGCGGGTTCGATGACAAGTCGTTCAACCAGCTCGGCTTCGAGGGCCTGAACGCCGCAGCCGACGCTCTGGGCGTCGAGCCCGTGACGGTCCAGTCCAACTCCGAGTCGGACTTCGCCCCGAACATCACGAGCCTGCTCGACCAGAACTGCACGCTCATCGTGACCGTCGGCTTCGCGCTGGCTTCCGCTGCGGGCGAGGCGGCCATCGCCAACCCCGACGTCGAGTTCGTCTCGATCGACGACGTGGTCGACAACGACTTCGACGGCAAGACCGACGCCGACAACATCAAGCCCATCGTCTTCGACACCTCGCAGGCCGCGTTCCTCGCCGGCTACGCCGCGGCGTCGTTCTCGGAGGCCAAGAAGGTCGGCACCTTCGGCGGGATGAACTTCCCGACCGTCTCGATCTTCATGGACGGCTTCGCGCAGGGCGTGGCGTACTGGAACGAGGTCAAGGGCGACACCGTCCAGGTCCTCGGCTGGGACACCGCCGCGCAGGACGGCGTGTTCACCGGTGGCTTCGACGCCAACCAGGACGCGATCAACGCGGCTCAGGGTCTCGTCGACCAGGGCGTGGACGTGCTGCTGCCCGTCGGCGGCCCGATCTACCAGAGCGCCGCATCGGTCATCCGTGACTCGGGCCGCGAGATCGCCCTCATCGGCGTCGACGCGGACGTGTTCGAGACCGACCCGACCGTCGGCGACCTGCTGCTCACCTCGATCCGCAAGGGCATCGACGTGGGTGTCAACGAGGCTGTGACCGCAGCGGGCATGGGTGAGTTCGACAACACCCCGTTCGTCGGCACGCTCGAGAACGAGGGTGTCGGACTGGCGCCGTTCCACGACTTCGCCGACAAGGTCTCGCCGGACCTGCAGGCTGAGCTGGACGACATCACCGCCGGCATCATCGACGGCTCGATCCCGGTCACGTCCTACCTCAACAAGTAG
- a CDS encoding succinate dehydrogenase hydrophobic membrane anchor subunit — MSAQTIAAPRSPELRPRKAGANLEKWGWIYMRVSGVLLVVLIFGHLFVNLMAGTGIHQIDFAFVVGKFATPFWQWWDVLMLWLALIHGANGMRTIINDYVTHNGTRRVLVWAVGLAAAFLILLGTLVVFTFDPCLGVTADSSLWDMCQG, encoded by the coding sequence ATGAGCGCTCAGACCATCGCGGCGCCCCGCAGCCCCGAACTCCGTCCCCGCAAGGCCGGCGCCAACCTCGAGAAGTGGGGCTGGATCTACATGCGCGTCTCCGGCGTGCTGCTGGTCGTGCTGATCTTCGGCCACCTGTTCGTCAACCTCATGGCCGGCACCGGCATCCACCAGATCGACTTCGCCTTCGTCGTCGGCAAGTTCGCCACCCCGTTCTGGCAGTGGTGGGACGTTCTGATGCTGTGGCTGGCGCTCATCCACGGCGCCAACGGAATGCGCACGATCATCAACGACTACGTCACCCACAACGGCACGCGTCGCGTGCTCGTGTGGGCCGTCGGTCTGGCCGCCGCGTTCCTCATCCTCCTGGGCACGCTCGTCGTGTTCACCTTCGACCCGTGCCTCGGCGTGACCGCCGACAGCAGCCTGTGGGACATGTGCCAGGGCTAG
- a CDS encoding mannose-1-phosphate guanylyltransferase, giving the protein MAEPIDDFYAVIPAGGIGSRLWPLSRADAPKFLHDLTGSGHTLLRDTWDRLEPLAGAGRIAVVTGRAHRAAVEKELPGIPDRNVILESEPRDSAAAIGLAAAILVRREPDVIIGSFAADHVIRGTQVFDWAVQQAVAVAREGYICTIGIPPTEPSVGFGYIQKGEELVVAGAPEAATVQRFVEKPDLETARGYLAERTYLWNAGMFISRADVLLGEIAENQPHLYAGLMDLAEAWDDRDLRGPVVDRVWPSLPKIAIDYAVAEPAAEKGLLAVIPGHFDWDDVGDFASLSKLVSNGRKNDLAILGENARILADASSGIVVSQTQRIISVIGMKDIVIVDTDDALLITTSEHAQRVKGVVDALKLNGRGDVL; this is encoded by the coding sequence ATGGCTGAGCCGATCGACGACTTCTACGCAGTGATTCCGGCCGGAGGCATCGGCAGCAGGCTCTGGCCGCTGTCGCGTGCGGACGCACCGAAGTTCCTGCACGACCTGACCGGTTCGGGGCACACTCTGCTGCGCGACACCTGGGACCGCCTGGAGCCGCTGGCGGGCGCCGGGCGCATCGCCGTGGTGACGGGTCGCGCCCACCGGGCCGCCGTCGAGAAGGAGCTTCCCGGCATTCCGGACCGCAACGTCATCCTCGAGTCCGAGCCGCGGGACTCCGCTGCCGCGATCGGGCTGGCCGCCGCGATCCTGGTCCGCCGCGAGCCCGACGTCATCATCGGCTCGTTCGCCGCCGACCACGTCATCCGCGGCACGCAGGTGTTCGACTGGGCCGTGCAGCAGGCCGTCGCCGTCGCGCGCGAGGGCTACATCTGCACGATCGGGATCCCGCCGACCGAGCCCTCGGTGGGCTTCGGCTACATCCAGAAGGGCGAGGAGCTGGTCGTGGCCGGCGCTCCGGAGGCGGCCACGGTGCAGCGCTTCGTGGAGAAGCCCGACCTCGAGACCGCCCGCGGCTACCTCGCCGAGCGGACGTACCTGTGGAACGCGGGCATGTTCATCAGCCGCGCCGACGTGCTGCTGGGGGAGATCGCCGAGAACCAGCCGCACCTGTACGCGGGACTGATGGACCTCGCCGAGGCCTGGGACGATCGCGACCTGCGCGGCCCCGTGGTGGACCGGGTGTGGCCCTCGCTGCCGAAGATCGCCATCGACTACGCCGTCGCCGAGCCCGCCGCCGAGAAGGGCCTCCTCGCCGTCATCCCCGGCCACTTCGACTGGGACGACGTCGGAGACTTCGCCAGCCTCAGCAAGCTCGTCTCGAACGGTCGCAAGAACGACCTCGCGATCCTCGGGGAGAACGCCCGCATCCTGGCCGATGCCTCCAGCGGCATCGTGGTGAGCCAGACGCAGCGCATCATCAGCGTCATCGGTATGAAGGACATCGTGATCGTCGACACCGACGACGCCCTCCTGATCACAACCAGCGAGCACGCGCAGCGGGTCAAGGGCGTCGTGGACGCCCTCAAGCTCAACGGTCGCGGCGACGTCCTCTGA
- a CDS encoding ABC transporter ATP-binding protein gives MKLELRGITKRFGSLVANDHIDLVVQPGEIHCLLGENGAGKSTLMNVLYGLYRADDGFILLDDEVQNFQGPGDAMHAGIGMVHQHFMLIPVFTVAENVMLGHEATKGGGILDVEAARVRVREISARFGFDVDPDALVEDLPVGVQQRVEIIKALSRDARVLVFDEPTAVLTPQETDELMEIMRQLREAGTAIVFITHKLREVREVADRITVIRLGKVVGEASPDATNAELAELMVGRAVELTVHKDAPKLGERALIVEGLTVIDAKDQIVVNDVSFDVRAGEIVAVAGVQGNGQTELTEALVGLERRVNGSIILNGQQLVGASVRRILDEGVGFIPEDRQEDGLVGGMSIAENLVLDRVEGPPFARGGGLRLGYIAEFAAEKFQEFDVRGPGIEAAVGTLSGGNQQKVVLARELSRELSLFVAAQPTRGVDVGSIEFIHKRIIETRDAGIPVIVVSTELDEVTALADRIIVMYRGRIVGIVPGDTPRGVLGLMMAGEVPGEGVAA, from the coding sequence ATGAAGCTCGAACTTCGGGGCATCACCAAGCGGTTCGGCTCCCTCGTCGCCAACGATCACATCGATCTCGTGGTGCAGCCGGGGGAGATCCACTGTCTTCTGGGTGAGAACGGCGCGGGCAAGTCGACGCTGATGAACGTCCTCTACGGTCTCTACCGCGCCGACGACGGGTTCATCCTCCTCGATGACGAGGTGCAGAACTTCCAGGGCCCGGGCGATGCGATGCACGCCGGCATCGGCATGGTGCATCAGCACTTCATGCTGATCCCCGTCTTCACCGTCGCCGAGAACGTCATGCTGGGCCACGAGGCCACCAAGGGCGGAGGCATCCTCGACGTGGAGGCGGCCCGCGTCCGCGTGCGCGAGATCTCCGCCCGCTTCGGGTTCGATGTCGATCCCGATGCTCTGGTCGAAGACCTCCCCGTCGGCGTCCAGCAGCGTGTCGAGATCATCAAGGCGCTGTCCCGTGACGCGCGCGTGCTCGTCTTCGACGAGCCCACCGCCGTTCTCACGCCGCAGGAGACCGACGAGCTCATGGAGATCATGCGGCAACTGCGCGAAGCCGGCACCGCGATCGTCTTCATCACCCACAAGCTGCGCGAAGTGCGCGAGGTCGCGGACCGGATCACCGTCATCCGTCTGGGCAAGGTCGTCGGCGAGGCATCTCCCGACGCGACGAACGCCGAGCTCGCCGAGCTCATGGTCGGTCGTGCCGTCGAGCTCACCGTGCACAAGGACGCACCGAAGCTCGGCGAACGCGCCCTCATCGTCGAGGGGCTCACGGTCATCGACGCGAAGGACCAGATCGTCGTCAACGACGTCAGCTTCGACGTCCGCGCGGGAGAGATCGTCGCCGTCGCCGGCGTGCAGGGCAACGGCCAGACCGAGCTCACCGAGGCACTTGTCGGGCTCGAGCGCCGGGTCAACGGATCGATCATCCTCAACGGCCAGCAGCTGGTCGGCGCCTCGGTGCGCCGCATCCTGGACGAGGGCGTCGGCTTCATCCCCGAGGACCGTCAGGAAGACGGACTGGTCGGCGGGATGTCGATCGCCGAGAACCTGGTGCTGGACCGCGTCGAAGGACCCCCGTTCGCGCGCGGCGGAGGCCTGCGCCTCGGCTACATCGCCGAGTTCGCCGCCGAGAAGTTCCAGGAGTTCGACGTGCGCGGCCCCGGCATCGAGGCGGCCGTGGGCACACTGTCCGGTGGCAACCAGCAGAAGGTCGTCCTCGCGCGCGAGCTGAGCCGCGAGCTGTCGCTGTTCGTCGCCGCCCAGCCGACCCGCGGGGTCGACGTCGGCTCGATCGAGTTCATCCACAAGCGCATCATCGAGACGCGGGATGCCGGCATCCCCGTCATCGTCGTCTCGACCGAGCTCGACGAGGTCACGGCCCTGGCCGACCGCATCATCGTGATGTACCGCGGCCGCATCGTCGGCATCGTGCCCGGTGACACCCCGCGCGGGGTGCTCGGACTGATGATGGCCGGCGAAGTTCCGGGAGAGGGCGTGGCCGCATGA
- the sdhA gene encoding succinate dehydrogenase flavoprotein subunit produces MSTQTEGSVVRDGVHYHQFDIVIVGAGGAGMRAAIEAGPGAKTAVISKLYPTRSHTGAAQGGMAAALANVEEDSWEWHTFDTIKGGDYLVDQDAAEILAKEAIDAVIDLENMGLPFNRTPEGKIDQRRFGGHTRDHGKSPVRRACYAADRTGHMILQTLFQNCVRLGINFFNEFYALDVITVKDEDGTTQVAGVVAYELATGDLHVFHSKAIIFATGGFGKIYKTTSNAHTLTGDGVGIIWRKGLPLEDMEFFQFHPTGLAGLGILLTEGARGEGAILRNASGERFMERYAPTIKDLAPRDIVARSMVQEVLDGRGAGPHKDYVYLDCTHLGAEVLETKLPDITEFARTYLGVDPVTEPVPVMPTAHYAMGGIPTNVNAEVLSDNTTVVPGLYAAGECACVSVHGSNRLGTNSLLDINVFGKRAGNNAVKYVQTAEFVPLPEDPTKEVREMIEGLRNNNGSERIAVLRKKLQDDMDMNAQVFRTEESLGKVLGTIEELRERYKNIHVDDKGKRYNTDLLEAVELGFLLDLAEVVVHTARNRKESRGGHMRDDYPLRDDENYMQHTMAYLSGDPHSSHADDHIRLDWKPVTMTRYQPMERKY; encoded by the coding sequence GTGAGCACCCAGACCGAAGGCTCCGTCGTCAGAGACGGCGTGCACTACCACCAGTTCGACATCGTCATCGTCGGCGCCGGCGGCGCCGGCATGCGTGCGGCGATCGAGGCAGGGCCCGGCGCCAAGACGGCGGTGATCAGCAAGCTGTACCCCACGCGATCGCACACCGGTGCGGCGCAGGGCGGCATGGCCGCTGCGCTCGCCAACGTCGAAGAGGACTCGTGGGAGTGGCACACCTTCGACACCATCAAGGGCGGCGACTACCTCGTCGACCAGGATGCGGCGGAGATCCTCGCCAAGGAGGCCATCGACGCGGTCATCGACCTGGAGAACATGGGTCTCCCGTTCAACCGCACCCCCGAGGGCAAGATCGACCAGCGCCGCTTCGGCGGCCACACCCGTGACCACGGCAAGTCGCCGGTCCGCCGCGCGTGCTACGCCGCCGACCGCACCGGCCACATGATCCTGCAGACGCTGTTCCAGAACTGCGTCCGCCTCGGCATCAACTTCTTCAACGAGTTCTACGCGCTCGACGTCATCACCGTGAAGGACGAGGACGGCACGACCCAGGTCGCCGGCGTCGTGGCCTACGAGCTCGCGACGGGCGACCTGCACGTCTTCCACTCGAAGGCGATCATCTTCGCCACGGGCGGCTTCGGCAAGATCTACAAGACGACCTCCAACGCGCACACCCTTACCGGCGACGGCGTCGGCATCATCTGGCGCAAGGGTCTGCCGCTCGAGGACATGGAGTTCTTCCAGTTCCACCCGACCGGCCTGGCCGGCCTCGGCATCCTGCTCACCGAAGGTGCCCGCGGCGAAGGCGCGATCCTGCGCAACGCGAGCGGCGAGCGGTTCATGGAGCGCTACGCCCCGACCATCAAGGACCTCGCCCCGCGTGACATCGTCGCGCGCTCGATGGTCCAGGAGGTCCTGGACGGCCGCGGCGCCGGCCCGCACAAGGACTACGTCTACCTCGACTGCACGCACCTCGGTGCGGAGGTCCTGGAGACCAAGCTCCCCGACATCACCGAGTTCGCCCGCACCTACCTGGGCGTGGACCCGGTCACCGAGCCGGTGCCCGTGATGCCGACCGCGCACTACGCGATGGGCGGCATCCCGACCAACGTCAACGCCGAGGTCCTCTCGGACAACACCACCGTCGTGCCGGGCCTCTACGCCGCCGGCGAGTGCGCGTGCGTCTCGGTGCACGGCTCGAACCGCCTCGGCACCAACTCGCTGCTGGACATCAACGTGTTCGGCAAGCGCGCCGGCAACAACGCCGTCAAGTACGTGCAGACCGCCGAGTTCGTGCCCCTCCCGGAGGACCCCACGAAGGAGGTCCGCGAGATGATCGAGGGCCTGCGCAACAACAACGGCTCCGAGCGCATCGCCGTCCTGCGCAAGAAGCTGCAGGACGACATGGACATGAACGCCCAGGTGTTCCGCACCGAGGAGTCCCTCGGCAAGGTGCTCGGGACGATCGAGGAGCTGCGCGAGCGGTACAAGAACATCCACGTCGACGACAAGGGCAAGCGGTACAACACCGACCTGCTCGAGGCGGTCGAGCTCGGCTTCCTGCTGGATCTGGCCGAGGTCGTGGTGCACACCGCGCGCAACCGCAAGGAGAGCCGCGGCGGTCACATGCGCGACGACTACCCCCTGCGCGACGACGAGAACTACATGCAGCACACGATGGCGTACCTGAGCGGCGACCCGCACTCGTCCCACGCCGACGACCACATCAGGCTCGATTGGAAACCGGTCACGATGACGCGTTACCAGCCGATGGAGAGGAAGTACTAG